From Serratia fonticola:
TTGAAGGTGACAAACAGCAGCACGAAGATGATCGCCAGCGTTACCGGCAGCACAATCTTCAACTGGGCGCTAGCGCGTTCCAGATACTCAAACTGCCCGGACCAACTTAGGGAAACCCCGGCAGGCAGCTTCACCTGCTGTGCCACCACCTGCTGCATCTCTTCCACCGCCGATTTCAAATCGCGCCCGCGCAGATCGACATAGATCCAATCCGAAAGCCGGGCGTTATCGCTTTTCAGCATCGGTGGCCCTTCGGTGATGCGAATATCCGCCAGTTCTGCCAAAGGTACTTGCCCACCCGTCGCCGTCACCACCGGCAATTCACGCAGCTTTTGCAGAGAATCACGGATCTCCCTTGGATAACGGACGTTGATCGGATAACGCGCGCGTCCTTCAATGGTTTCAGCGATGTTTTCCCCACCCACCAACGTAGAGACCACCGATTGCAGCTCTTTCACCGAAACGCCGTAACGTGCCGCACGCTGGCGATCGATATCGATATCCACATAGCGCCCTCCAGCCAGGCGCTCCGCCAGTGCGGAAGTCACACCTGGAACCTGCTTCACCACCTGCTCAATCTGGCTGGCCGCCTGCTCAATATCGGCAATATTGCTGCCGTTGACCTTGATACCTACCGGGCTTTTGATGCCGGTCGCCAGCATATCCAGACGGTTACGGATCGGCGGCACCCAGACGTTGGCAATACCGGGCACCTTGACCACGCTGTCCAGTTCGGCCACCAGCTTGTCCATCGTCATGCCGGGCCGCCACTGGTCGCGGGGCTTAAAGCGAATGGTGGTTTCCAACATGGTTAGCGGAGCCGGATCGGTTGCCGTCTCCGCTCGCCCAGCCTTGCCAAAGACCGTGTCCACTTCTGGCACGGTTTTGATCAACCTGTCGGTCAATTGCAGCAGCCGTGCCGCCTCGCGGGCCGAGATCCCCGGCAGGGTCGAAGGCATATACAGCAGATCCCCTTCGTCCAGCGGGGGCATAAACTCGCTGCCCAGGCGGCTGAGCGGGAATAGGGTCAGCACCAACAGCAGAGCGGAAATCCCCAGAGTGGTTTTAGGCCGTGCCAGCACCGCTGCCAGCAACGGCTGATACATGCGGATCAACCAGCGATTGATCGGGTTGGCATGTTCGTCCGGAATGCGGCCCCGGATAAAATAGCCCATCAGCACCGGCACCAGCGTGATGCCCAACCCGGCGGATACCGCCATCGCATAGGTTTTGGTGAACGCCAATGGCGCAAACATCCGCCCTTCCTGCGCCTGTAGCGAAAACACCGGGATAAACGACAGGGTAATGATCAACAGACTACAGAACAGCGCCGGGCCAACCTCCACCGCCGCTTGCTCAGAAATGTGCCAGTAATCTTTTGAGGTGGGCTGCTGGCCGGGATGGCGTTGCCGCCACTGCTCGAGCACTTTGTGCATGTTTTCGATCATTACGATCGCCGCATCCACCATCGCGCCGATAGCAATAGCTATTCCCCCCAGCGACATGATGTTGGCGTTAACCCCTTGATAATGCATCACCACAAAGGCGCCCAGGATCCCCAGCGGTAGAGTCACCATCGCCACCAGCGCCGAGCGGAAGTGGGACAGGAACAAGGCGCACACCACCGCAACCACCAGGAACTCTTCCAACAGCTTGAATGACAGCGTATCGATCGCATGCTCGATCAGTTGCGATCGGTCATAAACCGGCACGATCTCCACGCCCGGCGGCAGAGTGTGCTGAAGCTGTTGCAGCTTGACCTTCAGCGCATTAATGGTTTCCAGCGCATTCTTACCGTAGCGCATGACCACAATGCCACCCGCCACTTCACCTTCACCGTTGAGCTCCGCCACGCCACGGCGGATTTCCGGCCCCTCACGCAGTTCTGCGACCTGTGACAACAGGATCGGCACACCGTCGCGCGCAGTGATCACCACGTTATTAAAGTCGGCGAGTTTTTTCAGGTAGCCGGAGGTGCGCACCATATACTCAGCCTCCCCCATCTCCAGCAGCGCACCGCCGCCTTCCTGGTTGGCATCCTGAATGGCGCTCACCACCTGCTGATGGGTAATATTCAGCGCCCGCATACTTTGCGGATTTAATATCACCTGATATTGCCGCACCATGCCGCCAACGCTGGCCACTTCCGCGACGTTAGGCACGGTTTTCAGTTCGAACTTGAGCGTCCAGTCCTGCAAGGCGCGCAGATCCGCCAGGCTGTGTTTACCTGTACGATCGACTAGCGCATACTCATAAACCCAACCAACGCCGGTAGCATCCGGCCCCAGCGCCACTTTGACCTGCGGCGGCAGCGAAGACTGCACCTGACTGAGTGACTCCAACACCCGCGAACGCGCCCAGTAAGGATCGGTACCATCTTCAAACAGAATGTAGACGTAGGCATCGCCGAACATGGAGAAACCCCGCACCGTGCTGGCTCCCGGCACCGTCAGCATGGTGGTGGTCAGCGGGTAGGTCACCTGATCTTCGATCACCTGCGGCGCTTTGCCCGGATAGGTCGCCCGGACGATCACCTGCACGTCAGAGAGATCGGGCAGCGCATCCAGCGGTGCCTTCTGCAACGCCCATACGCCCCACCCGGCCAGCAATATCGAAGCCAGCAATACCAACAGGCGATTGCGTATCGACCAGCGGATCACGGAGGCGATCATTGGAGGCCTCCTTGCGGCATGATCTGGCTGATGTGCGAGCCGTTTTCATCCACGCTAAAGTGGAACATCACCTTGCTGCCGATGCCAATCCCGGCGGGTAAGCCACCCGCTGGCAAGGTGAAATCCATGGTCATCGCGGGCCATTGCAACTCTGCCACCGGATCGTGCGACAGCGTGACGGTAGCGCCATCCACCGCCTCGACCACGCCCAACGTCTGATACTGTTTTACCCCCGCCTGCCCGGCCATCTGTGGCAAGGCGCTGCGCATGCTGGCTTCGGAATCAATCAGGAACTGGCCTGAGGTGACCACCTGTTGTCCGGCTTGCAGACCCTGTTTGATTTCTACCCAGCCGTCCTGTGCCAGGCCGGCGACCACGTCAACCGGAGCAAAGTGGCCGTTCCCTTCCGCCACCAGCACCCGGTTGCGATCGCCACTGCCGATCAGAGCCTCCTGCGGGATAGCCAGCACCGGCTTGGCCCCGGCGTTTTGCGCCAGTTGCACCTGCAAATACATGCCCGGCTTCAGACGCTGTTGAGGATTTTTCAGCACGATACGCGCTTTAAAGGTGCGGGTAAGCGGATCGACGTTAGGCAGCAGCTCGCTGACCTCCCCGGTGAAGCGTTCCCCCGGCCAACTGGCGGAGCTGGCTGCCACCGCATCGCCAACCTGCAACAGCCCGGCCTGCGCCTGCGGGTAATCAATCACCATCCACACCGGATCGAGACTGGCCAACTCAAACAGGCCCTGCGTTGCGGTAACCTGCATCCCTTCCCGTGCGTCCAGCTTGTTGATAAACCCGCTCTCTGGTGCGGTAATGGTAATGCGGGTCTGGGGTTGGCCGCTGCGTTCAACCTGGCGAATGATGGCTTCAGGCATAAACTGCAATGCCAGGCGCTGGCGGGCGGCAGAGGTCAGTGCGCTATCGCCCAGTTTGCGGATCGCCAGGTATTCCTGCTGTGCAGCACTCCAGTCCGGGATCCACAGCTGTGCCAGCGCTTGTCCTTTCTTTACCTGCTGCTGGCTGGCACGCACATAGAGTTTGTCTATCAGCCCGTTGGCCCGAGCGGCAATCACTTGCACGCCGCGCTCATCGGTGGCAACGCTGCCATAGGCATCAAGCTGCAAATTCAATTCACGCAGTTGTGCAGCCGCTGTACGGACGCCCAGATTCTGCTGCTGGCGGGCGCTGATAGTGACACCACCGTCATCCTGCTGCTCATCGGCATAGCGTGGCACCAGTTCCATATCCATAAACGGCGATTTGCCCGGCTTATCAAAACGCTGGCCTGGCACCATCGGATCGTACCAATACAGCACCTGCCGTTCGGCACCGCCGCTAGCGGGTTGCGCCGCGGTTTTTTCCCCGGCAAACCAGTAACCGCCCATAGCACCACCCAATAAGGCGGCTAACAGCGTCAGGCTAAAACGCATTTTCATGACTTTGCCTCCTGCACGGTGAGATAACGGATGGCGGCCCACAGCTGAGCCAATTCACGCGCGGCCTTACCGGCGCTCAGACGGCTGTCGAGCAAGGCCCGACGAGCTTCCAACACTGAGGAGAGATCGCTTTTACCACTGCGGTATTGCGCCAGTTGCAGTGCCACGCGCTGTTGTTGCAACGGGATCGCTTGCTGCTGTTGACGCTGCCATTGCGCCTGCGCGGCCTGATACTGCGCCAGCAGCGTATCTAACTGGGCCTGATGGTCGCGGATCAATAACGTCAGTTGGTCGTTGGCTTCCATCGAGCGGGAAACGTCAGCGGCATAGTCCTTATCCTGCCGCTGGGAGCGGAACAGGGGCAGATCGACGGTAAACATCACACCCGCCATATCCTCATAGCCATCGGCCCGTTTGCCATACGACACCTCTATCCCCACGTCTGGAATGGCGGCCACCTCGGACTGCGCCGATCGCGCCTTGGCCACATCGGCCTCACGGCTGGCCTGCACGACTTCCGGATGCTGTTTTATCGCTTGTCGCAACAGATTGCTCTCGGCGGGCAGGCGCTCGAAACGTGGCAACGGGCCACCGATCCCCTCAACCTGCTGCCCGGTCAACTGGGTTAAGCGAGCCTGGGCGATGGTGACGTCACGCTGTGCCTCACTGAGCCGGTCCTGCATCGCCAACAGCGTCAAGCGAGCATCGATGACGTTAGCAGCGGGCGAACTGCCGCTGGCCACTCCGGCATGTTGGGCGGCGATCTGGCGTTCACTCTCCTTGAGCAAGACCGTGGCATCCTTCAGCGTCTGCTGGCTCAGCGCCAGTTCCAACCAGGCTTGTGCCGTCTGCTGCTGCAAACGGGCACGGATTGTCGCACTGCTGGCTTCGGTTTTATTGGCCTCGGCCCGTAGGGTATCCGCCTTACGTTGGCGCTTAGTGCTGCTGACATAATCCTGCATGATGCCAACCCGCTCCATGGTCATCCCGTCACGGGTCAAGCGCCGGGCGTTACCGCCCTGTACCGGCACGTTTTCAATGCCGAATGTAAGCTTGGGATCGGGCAACTCCATCGCCGAATCCGCCATGTTTTGCAGCGCATTCACCTGATGCTGGTTGGCCGAAAGCTCGGCGGAATAGCGCTCCGCCGCCGCCAACGATTGCTCCAACGTCAGGCCGGTTGCCTGCGCACTCGCCGTCCAACAGGCGAGCAGCAGCCAGCCCACCCGCAATGGGTGAGAAAGTAGTCTGGACATGGTGCCCCCGTTAGTCTTGGCTGGCGCTGATGGCGGTCAGCTGATAGCCACCGTCAACCTGACGGAAGCTGAACTCCACCGCAGTCCCGGCAGCCAAGGCAGGCAATGGCGGCTGGGGCTGCAGGAAATTCATGGTCATCGGCGGCCAGTTCAAGGCAGGGATGGCAGGATGGGCGAGCGACACTTTCTGCTCACCCCAGGCCTTGATGGTCCCTTTAGAGTGATAGACGGCGGCGTCTTGGCTGGCATGTTGGTGATGTTGCATCTCCGCAGCGGAGACGAATGAAGAGAACATCAGAGAGATGAAAACGGCAGTGATCAGATTACGCATAACGATAGCTCCATAAAATAGACAAAAACAACTCAGGTCGCCGTGCTGGACGGCAAAGCGGTTGGTTTGGCTATTCACGGAAGCGGCAGAAGACGATCTCTGCCGGCGGGCCTGCTATCGGAGGGGTTTGCCAATCGAGGCGTGAGAACTGTGCCTGGGGCTGAGGATCGGCAACCAACAGCTCACTGCTGGCGGGTAATACCGCCGCCAAGGCCAGGTTGCCGTGATCTTGCTGTGCAGAATCTGGTACGCAGTGCTTTTCACACAGTGGCCCTTCGGCCTGCATCATCTCATTGGCTAGCGGATCGGCGGCCTGCATATGCATCGTATGCTGTGCGGCTGGCGCAACGGTGGTGAGTTGCAGATTGCAGTGATGGCTGGCGATCGCCAGTTGGCTGTTTAGCAGTAGCCAGCAGACGGCCAATAGCCATGCTGCGGCCCGCTTCTTGGCGAAGCGCAACCGATGCATAGATATTGAGATGGACGCCAAAGCCGACATGCAAAAATTCCAGAGTAAGAAACTGCGCTGAGTATATCGGCAGAAAACCCTCACAGGAACGGAATTTACACCCGCTGACAAAGCCGCCTCGGAACCATCCTGCAAACTGGAAATGCTTTGATTTCAGTCAACTACACGGCTTAAAAAGCCCGTTAATCATAGCAAAAACCGGCTTGCGCCGGTTTCCATTATTAATTCAGCCCCAAGGTCCACTGGGCTATTTTGAAGTAGATGATCAAGCCGGTGCCATCTATCAGCGTGGTGATAAACGGGGCGGAAACTACGGCAGGATCCACACCGAAGCGTTTCAGAGCCATTGGGATCACGGAAGAGACAATCGCGGCCCACAACGTAATACAAACCAGGGTCAAGCTCACGATGAGCGTAATCTCATAGCCGATCCCCATCATCCAACCACGGAACGCACCAGCACAGGCCAGCGTTAACGCGATCATGATCGAAGTAGTCATTTCCTTGCGCAGCACGCTCCCCACATCGCGCATACGGACCTCTCCCAAAGCCATGGCCCGCACAATGGTTGAGGTGATTTGCGTACCGCTGTTGCCCCCGGTGCCCACCAATAGCGGGATAAAGAAGGCCAGGGCAATCGCCGCTTCCAATGACTCCTCAAAATGCTGAATAACCGTACTGGTATAAGCTTCGGCGACGAACAGCAACAGCAGCCACACGCTGCGTTTTTTCCACAGTTCGAAAGAGGTCATTTCAAGGTAAGGCTTATCCAGCGGCAGGCTTGCCCCTTGCATATGGGCATCCTCGGTGTTTTCATCCTCGATAATCTGCGCTATTTCGCGCTCCGTTAAGCAGCCAACCAAACGGCCATTATCGACCACTGCCACAATATCTAAATTATTATTGTCCACCAGTTTGGCGATATGTTCACGTTCGTCCGTGGGTTTGACATGGAAGAAGGTGGTTTCCATCATATCCTTGATACGCTCGCCATTATGTTCTTCCTGCAATAAGCGTTTAACAGAAAGAACTCCCACCAGTTTGGTGCCGTCTTCAATAAAAATTTGTGCGGGAATATCGTCGTTGGAAAGTTGATTAACGAATATTTTCCTGGCTTCGCCAACGTAAAGATCTTGATGCAGAACAAAGACTTTTTTGTTCATATAACGCGCAACGGCGTCGTCTTCAAAGTTGGCATTTTGGTAAAGGTCTTGCAATACAACATGTGACATTCTAGATACTCCCGATTGAAAGATGGAGTCTCATAGAGGCGACAAGACAGGACAGCGAAAGCCGATCCCCACGTCTTGGGTTTAGCACTATACAACGTATCCCCAGGGGGAAGTTACCTTAGCAATGCCTTGATTCGGCTAATGCTTGTTTTACCCTTGGTGGCCTCTCTCGATGCCATTAGAGCGGTAACTTGTGTTCGTATAGGAGCCTCGCCATAACGAGATCGTAAAGCTAGATAAAGCGCAGGCATTATGCCGGGTTTTATCTGATAGAGATAAAAAACGGAAATGTTGTTTATACGTCATTTATATGAAAAGCAAAAAATTAACATAATAAAAACATTGTTATCACAGAATTTTTTAAGTTAAACGAAAAACGCCGCCTCGTTTAATTTAATAATGGCTGTTTTGTTTTTGATAAATAATATGCTAGAGGATCGTACTTTCAGGAGTTTGGTTTAAGCGTTATTTAGAATTTCATACGGACATATTCCACAAGCAACGCCATTAATGACCCTGCCCCTGGCACCTATTATTGATTTTACAAAAATATAAAAATACTGACCCATAATGACATTTCAAGGCGTATTTTCACTCTATCAACGTCGATTAAATATCCTATTTACCCCATTAATGACCTGAATAAAGTGCCTATACTGCAATGTAGATAATGAGGAGAATAACCTTGGAAAACTTAAAGCGCAGCATCATTGCGCTAACCCTTTTAACGGTGCTGATTGTGGCCCGTTTCTATTTCTTCAGCTGACGCTTTATTGAACGAAAGCAGAATATCGAACTGAGGTATTCCATCGTCTAGAAAAACAAAAAAATCGGGCACCTATTACGGTGCCCGATTGATAATATGACGCCCTGCGCTTACTTCTGCAGTTTACGCATTACCAGCGTGGCGTTGGTGCCGCCGAAACCGAAGCTGTTGGACATGACCGTGGTCAGCTCACGCTTGGTTGGCTCGGTCACGATGTTCATGCCAGCCGCCTTCTCATCGAGGTTATCGATGTTGATGCTTGGCGCAATGAAGCCGTGCTCGACCATCAGCAGGCTATAAATCGCTTCCTGCACGCCCGCCGCACCCAGTGAGTGGCCGGTCATGGCTTTGGTAGAAGAGATGGCCGGGGTGTTATCGCCAAAGACTTCACGGATCGCGCCCAGTTCTTTCACGTCGCCGACCGGCGTGGAGGTGCCGTGTACGTTCATGTAGTCGATTGGTGTGTCTACGCCCTGCATTGCCATCTTCATGCAACGCACCGCGCCTTCACCCGATGGAGCCACCATGTCGGCACCGTCTGAAGTGGCACCGTAACCGATGATTTCCGCATAGATATGTGCGCCGCGAGCCAGAGCGTGCTCCAACTCCTCAACCACTACCATGCCGCCGCCGCCTGCGATAACGAAACCGTCACGCGCTGCGTCATAGGTACGGGAAGCTTTTTCTGGCGTGTCGTTGTAGCTGGTGGACAGCGCGCCCATGGCGTCGAATTCGCAGGCCATTTCCCAGCACAGCTCTTCGCCACCGCCAGCAAAGACGACGTCTTGTTTGCCCAGTTGGATCAGCTCAACGGCGTGGCCGATACAGTGTGCTGAAGTTGCGCAGGCAGAGCTGATGGAGTAGTTCACGCCGCGGATTTTGAATGGAGTGGCCAGGCAGGCAGAAACGCCTGATGCCATCGCCTTGGTCACCATGTATGGGCCAACGCCACGCAGGCCTTTGGCGCGCATACCGTCAGAACCCGCAACCTGGTTACGTGGAGAACCACCACCGGAACCGACCACCAGACCGGTGCGATCGTTGGAAACCTGATCGGCTGCCAGGCCGGAATCTTGAATCGCTTGTTCCATGGAGAGATAGGCGTAAACCGACGCGTCGCTCATAAAGCGCATCACTTTACGGTCAATCAGACCGGTAGTGTCGAGTTTAACATCACCCCATACGTGACTACGCATGCCGGAATCTTTCAGCTCCTGAGAGAAGGTGATCCCAGAGCGGCCTTCCTGCAGACTTGCCAGGACCTCCTGCTGGTTGTTACCAATGCTGGAGACGATTCCCAGGCCAGTAATCACTGCACGTTTCATTCAAGTACCTCTTCCACAATTTACATTCGGGATTTTGCAACGCACTTTAGCGTACAGATGTACGCCGAACAAGTCCGATCAGAATAATTTTGCATTATCTTTACCCAGTTTGCACCTCGGGGCTACCCCCGTTAAAATCGCTCTATCCCTTGAGTTACGAGCAACCTACCGTGAGCAATGCCCCCATCCAAACCGCAGCGTTAAGCTGGAATGAACAAGGTACACCTGTTTCGAAACAGTTTGATGACGTCTATTTTTCCAACCAGGATGGGCTGGAGGAAACCCGCTACGTCTTTCTGGGGGGCAACCGGTTGCCACAACGCTTCAGCGATCACCCACGCTCACTGTTTATTGTGGCAGAAACCGGCTTCGGTACCGGGCTGAATTTTCTGACCCTGTGGCAGGCCTTTGCCCGTTTTCGGCAGGAGGCACCCGCAGCAAGTTTGCAGCGCCTGCATTTTATCAGCTTTGAGAAATACCCATTGCAGTTGGACGACCTGGCGGCAGCCCATGCCCAATGGCCAGAACTGGCCCCCTTTGCCGATGAACTTCGCGCCCAGTGGCCTTTGCCGCTGCCAGGCTGCCACCGCCTGCTGCTTGCCGAAGGACAGATCACGCTCGATTTATGGTTCGGTGACGTCAATACCCTGCTGCCGCACTTTGACGCCAGCATGAACGATCAAATTGACGCCTGGTTCCTGGATGGCTTTGCGCCGTCCAAAAACCCCGATATGTGGAGCGAACCGCTGTTTGCCACCATGGCGCGTTTTGCCCGCCCAGGCGGTAGCTTTGCCACCTTCACTGCCGCAGGATTTGTTCGCCGTGGGTTGCAACAGGCCGGGTTTGAGGTCAGCAAATGCAAAGGCTTTGGCCAGAAACGCGAGATGCTCACAGGTCAGCTACCCGCCGACACCCCGACAAGCGTCAATCCAAGCCCGTGGTTCCTGCGCCCGGCAGCGGAGAATACCGACGACGTCGCCATTATTGGCGGCGGCGTAGCCAGCGCACTCACCGCGTTGGCCTTATTGCGCCGTGGGGCCAGGGTGACCTTATATTGCGCCGATGCACAGCCCGCAGAGGGCGCATCCGGCAATCGCCAGGGGGCGCTGTACCCATTGCTGAATGGCCGGGGCGATGCGTTGGAAAACTTCTTCTCCGCCGCCTTCCCCTTTGCCCGCCACCAGTATGACGCCCTGCTGCAACAACAGGTTGAGTTCGATCACCAGTGGTGTGGCGTCAGCCAATTGGCCTATGACGAGAAAAGCGCGGGGAAGATCGCCAAGATCCTGGCCGTTACCTGGCCGCACACTCTGGCACAACCGGCCGATCGCGCCACGCTTAGCGCCCTGTGTGGGATCGATACGGGGTTTGGTGGCATTCACTATTCACTCGGGGGATGGCTGTGCCCTGCTGACCTGACGCGTGCCGCGATTGCCCTGGCCGAACGGCAGGGATTGGTTTGCCACTATCTGCATACGCTTTCCGATCTGAACCGCAATGATGAAGGTTGGCTGCTGCATTTTGCTGGGGGTGAAACTCACCAACATGCGACGGTGATCCTGGCTAACGGGCACCAACTCACCACTCTGGAACCTAGCGCCGCTCTACCGGCATATGCGGTACGTGGCCAGGTTTCACATATTCCCACTACGCCAATCTTGAGTGAGTTAAAGCAGGTGCTGTGTTACGACGGTTATCTGACGCCGGTGAATCCTGGCAATCAGCAGCACTGCATTGGTGCCAGCTACCAGCGCGGTGAATCAAACACTGAATATAGCCAGGCAGAGCAAGAAGAGAACCGCGATCGCCTGCTGCGCTGTCTGCCAGAACAGAACTGGACGCAAGAGGTGGATATCAGTGGCCAGCAGGCACGCTGTGGCGTGCGCAGCGCTACGCGAGACCATATGCCGATGGTCGGTGCCGTGCCGGACTATCAAGCCACTCTGGCGCTGTATGGCGATTTGCAGCAGCAGCGCCAGCGCGGCGAAGCAATTGCCAATGCGCCAATGTATCCGGGGTTGTTTATGATCGGAGCCTTAGGCTCACGCGGCCTGTGCTCCGCGCCGTTGGCCGCGGAGATTTTAGCGGCTCAGCTGTTTGGGGAACCCTTACCGGGGGATAGCGAGATGTTG
This genomic window contains:
- a CDS encoding efflux RND transporter permease subunit; translation: MIASVIRWSIRNRLLVLLASILLAGWGVWALQKAPLDALPDLSDVQVIVRATYPGKAPQVIEDQVTYPLTTTMLTVPGASTVRGFSMFGDAYVYILFEDGTDPYWARSRVLESLSQVQSSLPPQVKVALGPDATGVGWVYEYALVDRTGKHSLADLRALQDWTLKFELKTVPNVAEVASVGGMVRQYQVILNPQSMRALNITHQQVVSAIQDANQEGGGALLEMGEAEYMVRTSGYLKKLADFNNVVITARDGVPILLSQVAELREGPEIRRGVAELNGEGEVAGGIVVMRYGKNALETINALKVKLQQLQHTLPPGVEIVPVYDRSQLIEHAIDTLSFKLLEEFLVVAVVCALFLSHFRSALVAMVTLPLGILGAFVVMHYQGVNANIMSLGGIAIAIGAMVDAAIVMIENMHKVLEQWRQRHPGQQPTSKDYWHISEQAAVEVGPALFCSLLIITLSFIPVFSLQAQEGRMFAPLAFTKTYAMAVSAGLGITLVPVLMGYFIRGRIPDEHANPINRWLIRMYQPLLAAVLARPKTTLGISALLLVLTLFPLSRLGSEFMPPLDEGDLLYMPSTLPGISAREAARLLQLTDRLIKTVPEVDTVFGKAGRAETATDPAPLTMLETTIRFKPRDQWRPGMTMDKLVAELDSVVKVPGIANVWVPPIRNRLDMLATGIKSPVGIKVNGSNIADIEQAASQIEQVVKQVPGVTSALAERLAGGRYVDIDIDRQRAARYGVSVKELQSVVSTLVGGENIAETIEGRARYPINVRYPREIRDSLQKLRELPVVTATGGQVPLAELADIRITEGPPMLKSDNARLSDWIYVDLRGRDLKSAVEEMQQVVAQQVKLPAGVSLSWSGQFEYLERASAQLKIVLPVTLAIIFVLLFVTFNSVSDALLIMATLPFALIGGVWLLYLLDYNLSVAGAVGFIALAGVAAEFGVIMVLYLNQALAKHRQPGQPLSHQQLMVAISEGAVLRVRPKVMTVATIMAGLLPIMWGGGAGSEVMQRIAAPMIGGMVSAPLLSMLVIPAVYSLLHRKDEKPGAEAE
- a CDS encoding magnesium transporter, with the protein product MSHVVLQDLYQNANFEDDAVARYMNKKVFVLHQDLYVGEARKIFVNQLSNDDIPAQIFIEDGTKLVGVLSVKRLLQEEHNGERIKDMMETTFFHVKPTDEREHIAKLVDNNNLDIVAVVDNGRLVGCLTEREIAQIIEDENTEDAHMQGASLPLDKPYLEMTSFELWKKRSVWLLLLFVAEAYTSTVIQHFEESLEAAIALAFFIPLLVGTGGNSGTQITSTIVRAMALGEVRMRDVGSVLRKEMTTSIMIALTLACAGAFRGWMMGIGYEITLIVSLTLVCITLWAAIVSSVIPMALKRFGVDPAVVSAPFITTLIDGTGLIIYFKIAQWTLGLN
- a CDS encoding TolC family protein, producing the protein MSRLLSHPLRVGWLLLACWTASAQATGLTLEQSLAAAERYSAELSANQHQVNALQNMADSAMELPDPKLTFGIENVPVQGGNARRLTRDGMTMERVGIMQDYVSSTKRQRKADTLRAEANKTEASSATIRARLQQQTAQAWLELALSQQTLKDATVLLKESERQIAAQHAGVASGSSPAANVIDARLTLLAMQDRLSEAQRDVTIAQARLTQLTGQQVEGIGGPLPRFERLPAESNLLRQAIKQHPEVVQASREADVAKARSAQSEVAAIPDVGIEVSYGKRADGYEDMAGVMFTVDLPLFRSQRQDKDYAADVSRSMEANDQLTLLIRDHQAQLDTLLAQYQAAQAQWQRQQQQAIPLQQQRVALQLAQYRSGKSDLSSVLEARRALLDSRLSAGKAARELAQLWAAIRYLTVQEAKS
- a CDS encoding efflux RND transporter periplasmic adaptor subunit, with translation MKMRFSLTLLAALLGGAMGGYWFAGEKTAAQPASGGAERQVLYWYDPMVPGQRFDKPGKSPFMDMELVPRYADEQQDDGGVTISARQQQNLGVRTAAAQLRELNLQLDAYGSVATDERGVQVIAARANGLIDKLYVRASQQQVKKGQALAQLWIPDWSAAQQEYLAIRKLGDSALTSAARQRLALQFMPEAIIRQVERSGQPQTRITITAPESGFINKLDAREGMQVTATQGLFELASLDPVWMVIDYPQAQAGLLQVGDAVAASSASWPGERFTGEVSELLPNVDPLTRTFKARIVLKNPQQRLKPGMYLQVQLAQNAGAKPVLAIPQEALIGSGDRNRVLVAEGNGHFAPVDVVAGLAQDGWVEIKQGLQAGQQVVTSGQFLIDSEASMRSALPQMAGQAGVKQYQTLGVVEAVDGATVTLSHDPVAELQWPAMTMDFTLPAGGLPAGIGIGSKVMFHFSVDENGSHISQIMPQGGLQ
- the fabB gene encoding beta-ketoacyl-ACP synthase I is translated as MKRAVITGLGIVSSIGNNQQEVLASLQEGRSGITFSQELKDSGMRSHVWGDVKLDTTGLIDRKVMRFMSDASVYAYLSMEQAIQDSGLAADQVSNDRTGLVVGSGGGSPRNQVAGSDGMRAKGLRGVGPYMVTKAMASGVSACLATPFKIRGVNYSISSACATSAHCIGHAVELIQLGKQDVVFAGGGEELCWEMACEFDAMGALSTSYNDTPEKASRTYDAARDGFVIAGGGGMVVVEELEHALARGAHIYAEIIGYGATSDGADMVAPSGEGAVRCMKMAMQGVDTPIDYMNVHGTSTPVGDVKELGAIREVFGDNTPAISSTKAMTGHSLGAAGVQEAIYSLLMVEHGFIAPSINIDNLDEKAAGMNIVTEPTKRELTTVMSNSFGFGGTNATLVMRKLQK
- the mnmC gene encoding bifunctional tRNA (5-methylaminomethyl-2-thiouridine)(34)-methyltransferase MnmD/FAD-dependent 5-carboxymethylaminomethyl-2-thiouridine(34) oxidoreductase MnmC; translation: MSNAPIQTAALSWNEQGTPVSKQFDDVYFSNQDGLEETRYVFLGGNRLPQRFSDHPRSLFIVAETGFGTGLNFLTLWQAFARFRQEAPAASLQRLHFISFEKYPLQLDDLAAAHAQWPELAPFADELRAQWPLPLPGCHRLLLAEGQITLDLWFGDVNTLLPHFDASMNDQIDAWFLDGFAPSKNPDMWSEPLFATMARFARPGGSFATFTAAGFVRRGLQQAGFEVSKCKGFGQKREMLTGQLPADTPTSVNPSPWFLRPAAENTDDVAIIGGGVASALTALALLRRGARVTLYCADAQPAEGASGNRQGALYPLLNGRGDALENFFSAAFPFARHQYDALLQQQVEFDHQWCGVSQLAYDEKSAGKIAKILAVTWPHTLAQPADRATLSALCGIDTGFGGIHYSLGGWLCPADLTRAAIALAERQGLVCHYLHTLSDLNRNDEGWLLHFAGGETHQHATVILANGHQLTTLEPSAALPAYAVRGQVSHIPTTPILSELKQVLCYDGYLTPVNPGNQQHCIGASYQRGESNTEYSQAEQEENRDRLLRCLPEQNWTQEVDISGQQARCGVRSATRDHMPMVGAVPDYQATLALYGDLQQQRQRGEAIANAPMYPGLFMIGALGSRGLCSAPLAAEILAAQLFGEPLPGDSEMLAALNPNRMWVRKLLKGREV
- a CDS encoding copper-binding protein, which codes for MRNLITAVFISLMFSSFVSAAEMQHHQHASQDAAVYHSKGTIKAWGEQKVSLAHPAIPALNWPPMTMNFLQPQPPLPALAAGTAVEFSFRQVDGGYQLTAISASQD